A window of the Candidatus Pantoea soli genome harbors these coding sequences:
- a CDS encoding tyrosine-type recombinase/integrase, with amino-acid sequence MTSLSPMAGLVPTDDEDIAARLREFVQDREAFSDNTWRQLLSVMRISYRWAAEHGRQFLPMSPADLRDYLLWLQASGRASSTISTHAALISMLHRNAGLIPPNASPQVFRAVKRINRSAVISGERAGQAVPFRLRDLLLLDARWSASDRLQQQRDLAFLHVAYATLLRISELGRLRVRDISRAADGRIVLDVAWTKTIVMTGGLIKALGALSSERLTEWLSCSGLLNEPDAFIFGPVHRSNRALPVTDKPLSTRSLEDIFARAWHEAGPEQAPRANKNRYRAWSGHSARVGAAIDMATNKFSTAQIMQEGTWKKPETVMRYIRHVDAHAGAMVDMMERRQQE; translated from the coding sequence ATGACTTCGCTTTCTCCGATGGCGGGCCTTGTGCCGACAGATGATGAGGACATCGCGGCGCGACTGCGTGAGTTCGTACAGGATCGGGAAGCGTTTTCTGATAACACTTGGCGGCAGTTACTGAGCGTGATGAGAATAAGTTACCGGTGGGCCGCTGAGCACGGCCGTCAGTTCCTTCCTATGTCACCCGCCGATCTGCGCGATTACCTGTTGTGGTTGCAGGCATCCGGACGCGCCTCATCGACCATCAGTACCCATGCGGCGCTGATATCAATGTTACACCGTAACGCAGGACTTATACCCCCTAACGCTTCTCCGCAGGTATTTCGCGCGGTTAAACGTATTAACCGCTCTGCTGTCATCTCTGGGGAGCGTGCTGGCCAAGCGGTCCCTTTCCGCCTACGTGACCTGCTGCTCCTGGACGCACGCTGGTCTGCGTCCGATCGCCTGCAGCAGCAGCGCGACCTGGCGTTTCTGCATGTTGCGTATGCGACACTGCTGCGTATCAGTGAGCTGGGACGTCTGCGAGTGCGTGATATTTCACGTGCCGCTGACGGTCGCATTGTGCTGGATGTGGCTTGGACAAAAACGATAGTGATGACCGGAGGCCTGATAAAAGCGCTGGGCGCACTCTCCTCTGAACGTCTTACTGAATGGCTGAGCTGCTCGGGACTGCTTAACGAACCGGATGCATTCATCTTCGGCCCGGTTCACCGCTCTAACCGGGCTTTGCCTGTCACAGACAAGCCACTCTCCACCCGGTCGCTTGAGGACATTTTCGCACGGGCGTGGCATGAGGCAGGTCCCGAACAGGCCCCGCGAGCGAATAAAAATCGGTACCGCGCCTGGTCAGGCCATAGTGCGCGCGTGGGTGCTGCCATCGATATGGCCACGAACAAATTCAGTACGGCTCAGATTATGCAGGAAGGCACTTGGAAGAAACCGGAAACGGTAATGCGGTATATCCGGCATGTCGATGCCCACGCAGGTGCAATGGTGGATATGATGGAACGGCGCCAGCAGGAATGA
- a CDS encoding carboxymuconolactone decarboxylase family protein: protein MNVLQEYQLNAHQKHLSLIAARAAVGNMTGLNDALQQGLDAGLSVSDCREVLVQLYAYAGFPRCLNALGELMKILEERTVRGIQDAEGQQPGPQPKAEEMLRVGTYNQTALVGKPVEGPLFRFAPAVDAYLKTHLFGDIFSRDNLDWKSRELATVGALAAMTGVEPQLRAHVGMSMNIGIATTQLAELVTFLQEHGEQDMANRLQVALNTLMQEL from the coding sequence ATGAATGTCCTACAGGAATACCAACTTAATGCCCACCAAAAGCATCTGTCCCTGATAGCGGCCCGGGCAGCCGTCGGCAATATGACCGGTTTGAATGATGCCCTTCAGCAGGGTCTGGATGCCGGACTGAGCGTCAGCGATTGTCGGGAAGTTCTGGTACAGCTGTATGCCTATGCCGGTTTTCCACGTTGTCTGAACGCGCTGGGCGAGCTGATGAAAATTCTTGAAGAGCGTACAGTACGGGGCATTCAGGATGCTGAAGGACAGCAGCCAGGTCCGCAGCCGAAAGCCGAAGAGATGTTGCGGGTTGGAACATATAATCAAACCGCACTGGTCGGGAAACCTGTTGAAGGCCCTCTGTTCAGGTTTGCGCCGGCTGTTGATGCATACCTGAAAACACACCTGTTTGGCGATATCTTTAGCAGAGATAATCTGGACTGGAAAAGCCGGGAGCTGGCTACTGTCGGTGCGCTTGCAGCTATGACAGGAGTGGAGCCCCAGCTCAGGGCGCATGTGGGCATGAGCATGAACATAGGGATAGCAACGACTCAACTGGCTGAGCTGGTTACATTTCTGCAGGAACATGGAGAGCAGGATATGGCAAACCGGCTGCAGGTTGCTCTCAATACTTTGATGCAAGAACTCTGA
- a CDS encoding NmrA/HSCARG family protein — protein sequence MQADRKPLITVVGALSKQGRSVVRSLLASQRYRVRGLTRRVSSPEAKELEKLGAEMIQVPLLPGYKQQFIQAFNGAKGVFMMTPGIAPEAPFAPTHEQELGKEIADAAVEAGVQHLVFTSLENVEKITGGKKWVPHFTDKARVEEYIRTLPIRSSFIYMGFFYTNLLEYYPPYQEGDTLIFPLYLPEDFRAPFVDPLTATGPAVLEIFNNQDQYAGCSLPVIGEILSPREMLETFTRVTGIKAAYRPAITLRELLHHFPFYSGMNGLTAEIVGMAEYAAEYSYYRKDRDLLWSRKINPQALTWEQFLRTSGWQGESRSFGDQVDL from the coding sequence ATGCAGGCAGACAGAAAACCTCTTATCACCGTGGTTGGCGCACTCAGCAAACAGGGGCGCAGCGTAGTACGCTCATTGCTGGCAAGCCAGCGTTATCGCGTTCGTGGATTAACCCGCCGTGTCAGCTCACCTGAAGCGAAAGAATTGGAAAAATTGGGCGCAGAAATGATTCAGGTTCCCCTTTTACCTGGTTACAAACAGCAATTTATTCAAGCTTTTAACGGTGCCAAAGGGGTATTTATGATGACTCCCGGCATCGCGCCAGAAGCGCCATTCGCCCCTACCCATGAACAGGAATTAGGAAAGGAGATTGCCGATGCAGCGGTGGAAGCGGGCGTGCAGCATCTGGTTTTCACCAGCCTAGAGAATGTCGAGAAAATTACCGGTGGCAAAAAATGGGTGCCTCACTTCACAGATAAAGCCAGGGTTGAGGAATATATTCGTACGCTGCCCATCAGGAGTTCGTTTATCTATATGGGGTTCTTTTATACCAATTTGCTGGAGTACTATCCGCCGTATCAGGAGGGTGACACGTTAATTTTCCCTCTATATTTACCCGAGGATTTTCGCGCTCCCTTTGTTGACCCTCTGACAGCTACCGGTCCGGCGGTGCTGGAAATTTTTAATAATCAGGATCAATACGCAGGGTGTTCTCTGCCGGTTATTGGCGAAATTCTTTCTCCCCGGGAAATGTTGGAAACCTTCACTCGCGTCACGGGGATAAAAGCAGCGTACCGCCCGGCCATCACGCTCAGGGAGTTGTTACACCATTTCCCCTTCTACTCAGGCATGAATGGCTTAACGGCAGAGATTGTGGGCATGGCTGAATATGCAGCTGAATATAGTTATTACCGCAAAGATCGTGATTTGTTATGGAGCAGGAAAATTAACCCGCAGGCGCTGACCTGGGAGCAATTTCTGCGGACCTCTGGCTGGCAAGGAGAATCACGCTCTTTTGGTGACCAGGTGGATTTATAG
- a CDS encoding LysR family transcriptional regulator, translating to MDTIKLDLNLLLTLEALLTEQNVTKAAARLHLSQPAVSAQLNRLREMFGDPLLIPARRGMTPTAKALDLLIPLRESLEKLRQTLYSHQDFYPERAHLTVTVACTDYIQAAVIMPLVLALRQKAPGVRIAVRNLDMAQSDQQLARGEVDLVFASRDSFHKQLHTRFLFDESYVLIGRRGHPALKANLKLEEFVQLEHVIVSPSGGSFTTPIDDALAAFGHQRNVVMSAASFLFLPEIVNKSDLVALIPRRLLQAHSGPLTVTELPWLAEQFDICLIWHERSHNHAGHRWIRELIVSMNA from the coding sequence CTGGATACCATAAAACTTGATCTGAACCTGTTACTAACGCTTGAAGCCTTGCTCACGGAACAAAACGTCACCAAGGCGGCAGCGCGACTGCATCTCAGCCAGCCTGCAGTCAGCGCCCAGCTAAATCGCCTGCGGGAAATGTTTGGCGATCCCTTACTCATTCCGGCAAGGCGGGGAATGACGCCAACAGCCAAAGCCCTTGATCTGTTGATTCCACTGCGAGAATCACTGGAGAAACTACGACAGACGCTCTATTCCCATCAGGATTTTTATCCTGAGCGGGCCCACCTGACAGTGACTGTTGCCTGTACTGATTACATTCAGGCCGCCGTGATCATGCCGCTGGTGCTTGCGCTACGGCAAAAAGCCCCCGGGGTGCGCATCGCTGTCCGCAATCTGGATATGGCGCAGTCAGACCAGCAGTTAGCGCGCGGCGAGGTGGATCTTGTCTTTGCGTCCCGTGACTCATTTCATAAACAGTTACATACCCGCTTCCTGTTTGATGAAAGTTACGTACTGATTGGACGACGCGGCCATCCTGCGCTAAAGGCAAATCTTAAATTGGAGGAATTTGTTCAACTGGAGCACGTCATCGTCTCACCTTCCGGCGGCAGTTTTACTACGCCAATTGACGATGCGCTTGCCGCATTCGGGCATCAGCGTAATGTGGTGATGTCGGCAGCTTCGTTTTTATTTCTCCCTGAAATTGTTAATAAAAGCGATCTTGTTGCGCTGATTCCCCGGCGTTTATTGCAGGCGCACTCAGGGCCACTCACCGTCACAGAGCTGCCCTGGCTTGCGGAACAGTTTGATATTTGTCTGATCTGGCATGAACGCAGCCACAACCATGCCGGGCATCGTTGGATCAGAGAATTGATTGTTTCAATGAATGCCTGA
- a CDS encoding RepB family protein: protein MSPRDSVTSAPEKKTTRNRKNPTSDKERVRAYQARKRETHKEIKVFIRTEQKQALIRLCEEAGKTQAEMLEHLIEAETKKKGFS from the coding sequence ATGAGCCCCCGTGATTCAGTAACATCAGCTCCCGAAAAGAAAACCACTCGCAACAGAAAGAACCCGACTTCGGATAAAGAGCGGGTACGTGCCTACCAGGCACGTAAACGTGAGACGCATAAAGAAATCAAGGTGTTCATACGTACTGAGCAGAAACAAGCGTTAATCAGGTTATGCGAAGAAGCGGGTAAGACTCAGGCAGAAATGCTTGAACACCTTATCGAAGCAGAAACTAAAAAAAAGGGTTTTTCGTAA
- a CDS encoding (R)-mandelonitrile lyase encodes MITVMQTGEKPSAVGPSEYFTGKVRIDSPFQATEPARIGGAAVTFEPSARTAWHTHPLGQTLIVTAGLGLIQEWGGEARRIRPGDVVWIPAGIRHWHGAAPDTAMSHIAIAEALEGQAVDWMDQVTDEQYAAAGKI; translated from the coding sequence ATGATTACCGTTATGCAAACCGGAGAAAAGCCCTCGGCTGTAGGCCCTTCAGAATATTTCACCGGTAAAGTCCGCATTGATTCACCGTTTCAGGCGACGGAGCCGGCACGTATTGGAGGGGCGGCCGTAACGTTTGAACCGTCAGCTCGTACTGCCTGGCATACCCATCCGCTCGGCCAGACGCTCATTGTGACCGCTGGTCTCGGGCTGATACAGGAGTGGGGAGGCGAGGCGCGCAGGATAAGACCCGGAGATGTTGTATGGATACCCGCAGGTATCAGGCACTGGCATGGAGCCGCACCTGATACGGCCATGTCCCACATAGCGATTGCCGAGGCGCTGGAGGGACAGGCCGTAGACTGGATGGATCAGGTAACCGATGAGCAGTACGCTGCTGCCGGCAAAATATAA
- a CDS encoding winged helix-turn-helix domain-containing protein: MRILIFDRNQASSRYASVLMSQLGFLTDTFSDTDNALRSLKKFCPDVFIISTHILSEQHCALIRRYRRRGFRTPVIVTTMESTTALRIAAYEAGADDLVSGDIVPEEFVARISAIVRRSQGHSSNRIALPPYELDLSSKQLLKDGTQVDLTNFEYVVAESLIKRCGKVVTRDELMSQLYLDADLRNQDVINVLICRLKKKLCGDSGFKIKSIRGLGYIFRSQ, encoded by the coding sequence ATGCGCATACTGATTTTTGACAGAAACCAGGCATCTTCCCGCTACGCCTCCGTACTGATGTCCCAACTTGGATTCCTGACAGATACGTTTTCAGATACTGATAACGCGCTTCGCTCGCTGAAAAAATTTTGTCCGGACGTGTTTATTATCAGTACGCACATTCTCAGTGAGCAGCACTGTGCGCTTATCCGGCGCTATCGCAGGCGGGGTTTCAGAACCCCGGTTATTGTGACGACCATGGAAAGCACAACAGCGCTCAGGATTGCCGCATATGAAGCCGGAGCAGATGATTTGGTTTCCGGAGATATCGTCCCGGAGGAATTTGTTGCACGCATCAGCGCTATTGTTCGCCGCAGCCAGGGGCACTCGTCAAACCGCATAGCACTCCCGCCTTACGAGCTGGATCTGTCTTCAAAACAGCTTCTGAAGGATGGAACGCAGGTAGACCTGACAAACTTTGAGTATGTCGTAGCGGAATCTTTAATAAAACGATGTGGAAAAGTAGTGACCCGGGATGAGCTTATGAGTCAGCTTTATTTGGATGCCGATCTGCGTAATCAGGATGTGATTAACGTTCTGATATGTAGGTTGAAGAAAAAGCTGTGCGGAGACTCCGGATTTAAAATTAAGAGCATCCGGGGCCTCGGTTATATATTCCGCTCGCAATAG
- a CDS encoding LysR family transcriptional regulator, with product MTAENLNDLRAFTIVAREKNFTRAAAQLGMSRSGLSHAIAALEARLGIRLLTRSTRSVALTESGARLYATLQPMLSQLDSELVSLRSLCKKPAGTVRITAHDHAIASVLWPRLQILLKRCPDINIELNVDYALTDIVAQQFDAGVRIGSVVDKDMIAVRIGPDFHMAVVGSPDYLKGKSVPVTPGDLTAHQCINLRLPTHGGLYAWDFEGEGGKLAVRVRGQAVFNNTYHMLQAALDGLGFAYLPLELAQPHIASGKLIPVLDRWWPHFPGYHLYYPSRRQMAPALSEVIASLRYSEG from the coding sequence ATGACAGCTGAAAATCTTAATGATCTCCGGGCTTTTACAATTGTGGCACGTGAAAAAAATTTTACACGGGCAGCTGCGCAACTGGGTATGTCACGTTCCGGACTGAGTCATGCCATCGCGGCGCTGGAAGCGCGGCTGGGTATCAGGCTGCTGACGCGCTCAACCCGCAGCGTTGCGCTAACCGAATCGGGAGCGCGCCTTTACGCTACCCTCCAGCCTATGCTGAGCCAGCTTGACAGTGAGCTTGTCTCTCTCAGGTCTCTGTGCAAAAAGCCGGCAGGGACCGTGCGTATCACTGCTCATGACCATGCCATTGCTTCCGTGCTCTGGCCGCGGCTGCAGATTTTGCTAAAACGCTGCCCGGATATTAACATTGAGCTAAATGTGGACTATGCGCTTACTGATATCGTTGCACAGCAGTTTGACGCTGGCGTCCGTATAGGCAGTGTGGTTGATAAAGACATGATAGCCGTCAGGATCGGCCCGGACTTTCATATGGCCGTAGTGGGTTCACCGGACTATCTGAAAGGGAAGAGTGTTCCCGTAACGCCCGGGGATCTGACGGCGCATCAGTGCATTAACCTGAGGCTTCCGACGCACGGCGGTCTCTATGCCTGGGATTTCGAAGGTGAGGGGGGAAAGCTGGCGGTGCGCGTGAGGGGGCAGGCTGTTTTCAACAATACCTATCATATGCTCCAGGCAGCGCTGGATGGGCTGGGATTCGCTTATCTCCCTCTGGAACTGGCCCAGCCACATATCGCGTCAGGAAAGCTTATTCCGGTTCTGGATCGATGGTGGCCACATTTTCCAGGTTATCATCTTTATTATCCAAGCAGACGTCAGATGGCACCGGCACTTTCAGAAGTGATCGCTTCGCTTCGGTACAGTGAGGGTTAA
- the repA gene encoding plasmid replication initiator RepA: MDKHTSLIQDKRPDNRHRGDHSTACKCSNPEWFAPKGYRRLPGQMGHAMNRLVNKDKRTGKMTLRQRMSRHPYFVQLRDVAGRKRDFRPEKQALYDAMWPLCVQRADLATSVVTFNGSKLADELSPKDENGNVIPETRVEPSRLSRLFEEWERYGLIERPDLEMDPMTGYCMPRHIVLTDQFWQLCGIDMNKFLAERNARLAAEADGIIEPGTHASVRAARRRWYENMRMATLISRRDKASRQKRRKRLSKLPLDDRRNAVAKLLRARPSHVWRDLPPEDFDRLVWKCLRQLELGLDYESARPEIPDIVH, encoded by the coding sequence GTGGATAAACATACTTCACTCATTCAGGATAAACGTCCTGATAATCGCCACCGCGGCGATCATTCTACAGCCTGCAAATGCTCTAATCCTGAGTGGTTCGCGCCCAAAGGCTATCGCCGCCTGCCGGGCCAGATGGGCCACGCTATGAACCGCCTTGTGAATAAGGACAAGCGCACAGGAAAAATGACCCTGCGCCAGCGCATGTCCCGTCACCCCTACTTTGTGCAGCTGCGCGACGTCGCTGGCCGCAAGCGTGATTTTCGCCCGGAGAAGCAGGCGCTGTATGACGCTATGTGGCCGCTGTGTGTTCAGCGTGCAGATCTTGCCACCTCGGTTGTGACCTTTAATGGCAGCAAACTTGCCGACGAACTGAGCCCGAAAGATGAAAACGGCAATGTCATTCCGGAAACGCGCGTAGAGCCCAGCCGGCTGTCCCGCCTGTTTGAAGAATGGGAGCGCTACGGCCTTATAGAGCGTCCTGACCTTGAAATGGACCCGATGACGGGCTACTGCATGCCGCGACATATCGTACTTACGGATCAGTTCTGGCAGCTGTGCGGCATCGATATGAATAAGTTTCTCGCAGAGCGTAACGCGCGCCTCGCTGCAGAAGCTGACGGCATAATTGAGCCGGGTACGCACGCCTCAGTTCGCGCCGCGCGCCGGCGCTGGTATGAAAACATGCGCATGGCCACGCTGATAAGCCGGCGTGATAAAGCGTCCAGGCAGAAGCGCCGTAAACGCCTGAGCAAACTGCCGCTTGATGACCGGCGCAATGCTGTGGCCAAACTGCTGCGCGCCCGGCCGTCCCACGTATGGCGGGACCTTCCACCTGAAGACTTTGACCGCCTGGTGTGGAAATGCCTGCGGCAGCTGGAGCTGGGCCTCGACTATGAGTCCGCGCGGCCAGAGATACCGGATATCGTTCACTGA